The Fragaria vesca subsp. vesca unplaced genomic scaffold, FraVesHawaii_1.0 scf0513070, whole genome shotgun sequence genome segment GCTTGTAGATGATTAATATGAAGCTCTGAGTAGTTTCAAATTATGTCTTTTACTAATAATGAACTTGCATTCATGTTGTTCTCATTTGGGTCATATTTGTGGCTTTGCTAATTTTTCTGAAACAGTATAATCAGCAGTCTGGGACAAGGTTATTCAGGGGAGCCATCTTTCAGAAGCATCATCATTTTTCTACCACTACTGCCAGCACTTCAGACCAAGGGACTGAGCAGAAAGAAACGTAAGGTCTTGTGAATTAAATTGCAATAACACTGTTTGGTGATGGGTTGGGAGATTCAGGATAAAAGCTGTTAGAAAGTAGTTAAATGCATATAGGTAGATCTTATATATGGATATGCATTTGGTTTTTACACAATTTGTTGGATATTGGTATATAGTTTTCCTCTGAGCTGAGGTATTATGTTAACACTTGAGACTAGGGGCTGTTTCTGAGAAACCCTATGAATTATTTGCAGGATATCTGTGACCTTTGTAGACAAGGATGGAGACGAAAGACATATCAAGGTTCCAATTGGAATGTCTATGCTAGAAGCTGCTCATGAAAATGATATAGAACTTGAAGGCAAGTTTCTTGTCTTATTAAATCTACTATTTCCCCCATAAACCCAAATCTGTTGTCCCTGAGTGCAATTCCATTTGATTAAAGTTTTAAGAATTTCCATGCATGTTCAACCGAGTACTTAGGTGTTTGTCAACCAGATTATTGAAAAGTTTATTGCATTCCTCTTGCTTCAGAATGTACTTTGTGTGCCCTAACCACTGcccctctctttttctcatcTCAAGTGTTTCATAGTTATACTTGCAGAAATGATAAATCTAATGCTTTTCTTACTCATGCAGGAGCCTGTGAAGGTTCACTTGCCTGCTCAACATGTCATGTGATTGTAATGGTACGTTGTAAGCATCCATCCTTGTAGAGTTCTTCTTTTGAGATTCTATTCGCTCTTCTTTCAACTGACGtcaacttcaaaatcataATGTAGGACATGGAGTATTACAACAAATTAGAAGACCCAACTGATGAGGAAAATGATATGTTGGACTTGGCATTTGGGCTTACAGAAACGTAGGTCGATGAATTTTAAGGTTAAATCTTTCTTGCATTCGGTCCACACCCTTCATACTAATATTAATAATTTCCATCCTGTAGGTCTCGTCTGGGTTGCCAAGTCATTGCAAGCCCCGAACTTGATGGAGTTCGTTTAGCTATTCCTGCTGCCACCCGAAACTTTGCTGTTGATGGCTATGTACCAAAACCACACTAGAGATAGTTCAGGATGATTTGGTTGAGGATGTAACTCGGTATTTATCCCAATTTTAGTAGCTCTAATTTTATTGGCCCAAAGTACCGATTGAGTTTAGCCCTCCTTTTTGTAGTTACTGCATTCATTATTATCGCTGCAATTTTTTAAGTTCAGTAGTTAGATAATATCAATATACCATATATAAGAGGAGGGTGTTTACAATCTTCTCATTATGTCATTCTTGAAGAATATTGCTGTCTGCACtctcattttcaaataaacaaataatatCACACTCTTTGTCACCACTCACCACAAGTAATTTCCACAATAATTTCATGTGGCTCTTTTCATCGACATTTGGTCACCATAATTTGAATAGCTGTGGACAGAAGCAAGGAATACGATAAGTCAATTACAtgaccatcatcatcttcttccttcattAGTTccataattattgtgtttgatGCCTCCAGTTGGAGTTTAAATGGTTTCTTCTGCTGTTGTTAAGAAATGCTAGTTGTGAACGTTCTTGATGTCGTTTCGCTTTCCTGACTTCTCTCTGAACGAATTGCGACATGGAGATAGAAGCAAGGAATAGATTATTAACTCTAGTCTCTAGGTGTAGTTCTTCTATTGCTATGTGTCAAAAATGACAATCTCTCAGATTGTAAACATGGGTGTTCGTAGACATACCAAAGGGGATATAAAGCAAGTTTTGGTATTATTTGTAGGCTCATAAGTCGAGCAATGAATCAGAAATATCCTCATAATCTTCCTCCTGAGGAACTAATATTTCATTCCTTCGTAAATAAACTTT includes the following:
- the LOC101313762 gene encoding 2Fe-2S ferredoxin-like isoform 2, which gives rise to MLGFRASRIGLLILKQLTRDKSICTPTYATRSFTQFLQPLYNQQSGTRLFRGAIFQKHHHFSTTTASTSDQGTEQKETISVTFVDKDGDERHIKVPIGMSMLEAAHENDIELEGACEGSLACSTCHVIVMDMEYYNKLEDPTDEENDMLDLAFGLTETSRLGCQVIASPELDGVRLAIPAATRNFAVDGYVPKPH
- the LOC101313762 gene encoding 2Fe-2S ferredoxin-like isoform 1, which translates into the protein MLGFRASRIGLLILKQLTRDKSICTPTYATRSFTQFLQPLPLYQIRALTEYTVHWKFSGLTFIPYNQQSGTRLFRGAIFQKHHHFSTTTASTSDQGTEQKETISVTFVDKDGDERHIKVPIGMSMLEAAHENDIELEGACEGSLACSTCHVIVMDMEYYNKLEDPTDEENDMLDLAFGLTETSRLGCQVIASPELDGVRLAIPAATRNFAVDGYVPKPH